Proteins from a genomic interval of Methanofastidiosum sp.:
- a CDS encoding FumA C-terminus/TtdB family hydratase beta subunit, translating into MDKILNLPLDEKTVRELKIGETVYLNGVFFTARDEAHMHALEYAKEGKKIPYDFKGAAIYHCGPIMVKQNDKWRAVAAGPTTSTRMNSLEPEFIEKFKVSAIIGKGGMSKPTVDAMKKFGCVYLAITGGAAVLAAKGIKEVLGVEWYELGMPEALWVLVGEKFGPLTVAIDAHGNSLYADVDKEVEKNIPRAKEILKI; encoded by the coding sequence ATGGACAAGATACTAAATTTACCACTTGATGAAAAAACTGTTAGAGAGTTAAAGATTGGGGAAACAGTTTATCTTAATGGAGTTTTCTTTACCGCCCGAGATGAAGCCCATATGCATGCACTTGAGTATGCCAAGGAGGGTAAGAAAATCCCCTACGACTTTAAGGGTGCTGCAATCTATCACTGCGGGCCGATCATGGTAAAGCAAAATGACAAGTGGAGAGCAGTTGCGGCAGGTCCAACTACATCGACTCGAATGAATTCGCTTGAACCAGAGTTTATAGAGAAGTTTAAGGTTTCAGCAATAATTGGAAAAGGCGGAATGTCAAAGCCTACAGTTGATGCAATGAAAAAATTTGGATGTGTCTATCTTGCAATAACAGGTGGTGCCGCAGTTCTTGCCGCCAAGGGAATTAAAGAAGTACTTGGCGTAGAATGGTATGAGCTTGGGATGCCTGAAGCTTTATGGGTACTAGTTGGTGAGAAGTTTGGCCCACTGACAGTTGCAATTGATGCACATGGTAATAGCCTTTATGCCGATGTTGATAAGGAAGTTGAAAAAAATATACCAAGGGCAAAGGAGATATTAAAAATATAG